A segment of the Corylus avellana chromosome ca2, CavTom2PMs-1.0 genome:
TTCGTCACGTACAAAAACAACTGCAACAAACGTTTGATgtattgttgaaacaaaaagaaacaccaaaaaGAACGTTCAAACGGAAAAAGAAAACTGTACAGACGGGGAATGGAGGCTTAAAAGATGCACCAAGAAAAAggtgactctgataccatatagaaaAATACAAtagaaagataattgtagagaaaaaatttgtatttttaatgtgTGGtcaattgtacaataaaatgacctatttatagttgaatgatgccttaaaataaaggaaatacaataattacaaaatcatataaaatcagcatatttacaataatgaatacagTATCAAATATTTCcgtaatatattaaaaatattacaaaaatataatattttaacagacAATAACAATAATTGGGCCCGACTCTCTGTTGACAAGAACAATAATTGCTTGAATTTTGTAGAATTCAAGCATTCTGCCTTGTGGGTTTTCTTGGTTGGAGCTATGGAACCAGAAGTACCATGGTTAGACTTTGGGAACTCTCTCCCCGTTCCCTGTGTTCAGGAGCTGGCGAAGGAGACGATGGCGACAGTCCCACCGAGGTATGTCCGTTCCGATCAGGACCCTCCCAACATCTCCGACTCCACAGCTTCTTTACCACAAGTCCCGATCATCGACATGGAAAAGCTTTTCTCGCCGGAATTTATGGACACCGAGCTGGAGAAGTTGCACCATGCAAGCAAAGAATGGGGTTTCttccaggtctctctctctcttatatatatatttcattttaaaataattaaaaaagttgTTTATATGAAAATACTTGGATATACATGCTGGGTGTGGCTAGAAAGAGATTAATAATGAGTATTTGTGGTCGGTAAATAGTCATATGACTAATTTTTGCAATagttttaataaaacaaatcaataaaaaaaattattgatgtaaataataaaataccacaTGGGTGATTAGAAAATTTAACTTTAATAAATTATTGGGGTCTAAATTGATTTTCCTTTGGTTTTTTTAGGTGCTATGGCCCTCACATGTTTGTTTCCATCCCTTAGTGGATGAGTTCCAACTgaatttcccaaaaaataataataataataattctaaatGAATCTACCCAATACTtataaattttcacaaaaatagtTTATTTTCTACCACCTCAGTCTAGCCATGGGTGGCTACCACCCCATGAATCGTACGGTGATTCGGCCACCCGATTATTAGTCTATACAGGGTGGCTCgaacaccctttttttttttctttttttttttaacatatattgggaaaaaaaaaaattgataatgtctttTCTTCCACTGTTATATACACTATGAGGTTTGATCATTCATTTTTGAACATTGGACAGCAAAACAAAAATGGTGTATCTTTATCcgagggtaaagtgtattttcaaaaaaaaaaaaaatactgactCATTTACACTGTTACGTCAACCGAGTTATAGCATTTCTCCTGGTATTAACATCAATGATTTTGGCTTTCTTTTGTCCTTTTGACTGTGCTGGACTTTTAAAGCTCAATGTGAAGTTATCCCATGTGCTTCCTCTTCAATGGGCCAAATAGGCTACTCAAACTTTGTAAAGCAAGTCAATGATTTGACAGTCCAACAAATCCTGGTTTGGTGACCGACTTGTTCAACTCCAATATGTGGATCTACTCTTTAATATTCTGGTGTTgtcttttctttaattaattttcagaacACTCACTAAATGAATAGATAGGGATTGGCCGAATTGCAGTCAATGAGAGAGGGCCTGGATCTACATGCTCGAATAAGTGAACCCCACACTTCGGGCATATGGATCCCATTGGGGCCTTGTTACCTGGTTGGCTGCAATTCGGTCAATCTCATCTCCATGCTCGAGTAAGTGAACCCCACACTTCGAGCATAGAACTTATTGGGGCCTTTCTTATTAGCTGTCCTGGTTGGCTGCAATTAGCTCAATCCCATCTCCATGCTCGATTAAGTGAACCCCACACTTTGAGCATATTGATCCTATTGGGGCCTTTCTTATTAGCTGCCCTGGTTGGCTGCAATTCGGCCAATCCCATCCCCATGCTCAAGTAAGTAAACCCCACACTTCGAGCATATGGATCCCATTGGGGCCTTTCTTATTAGCTGCCCTGGTTGGCTGCAATTCGGCCAATCCCATCTTCATGCTCAAATAAGTGAACCGCACACTTCGAGCATATGGATTCCATTGGGGCCTTTCTCATTAGCTGCCCTGGTTTGCTGCAATTCAGTCAATCCCATCTCCATGCTTAAGTAAGTGAACCCCACACTTCGACCAAATGGATGCCATTGGGCCTTTCTTATTAGCTGCTCTGGTTAGTGCAATTCGGTCAACCCCATCCCCATGCTTGAGTAAGTAAACCCCACACTTCGACCAAATGGATGCCATTGGGGCCTTTCTTCTTAACTGCACTGGTTGCAATTCGGTCAATCCCCATCATAAATGAATGGGTAAGTTTTGCTTAAATTATAAGAGATAAATCTCTCGTATGAAACTATTGTTATAATTCCTTTCAAGTAAAAGTTGGAAACGTTTTGCAGTTAATAAATCATGGGGTGAGCACTTCATTGTTGGAGAACATAAAATTAGACATTCAAGCATTTTTTAAGCTGCcgatggaggagaagaagaaatacTGGCAAAAACCAGGAGAATTGGAAGGGTTTGGGCAGGCCTTTGTTGTGTCCGATGAGCAAAAACTTGACTGGGGAGACTTGTTCGCTCTTATCACCCTTCCAACCCATTTGAGGAAGCCCCGCTTGTTTCCCAAGCTTCCCCTCCCATTTAGAGATAACTTAGAAGCCTACTCAGCAGCACTTCAAAAGCTTTCCATGAAAATCCTTGAACTTATGGAAAAAGCTCTAAGAATGGAAAATAATGAGATGAAGAACCTGTTTGAAGATGGGTGGCAGACAATTAGGATGAACTACTACCCTCCATGTCCGCAACCGGAGCTTGTCATCGGCCTCAACGCTCACTCTGACCGCGTTGGCCTAACAATCCTCCTCCAACTCAATGAAATGGAAGGCCTCCAGATAAGAAAAGATGGGATGTGGATTCCTGTCATACCCCTCCCTAATGCTTTTGTTGTCAACATTGGAGACATTTTAGAGGTACGTAAATCATGGACTTGGAACCACCTCAAATCTCTTTGCTATGTAATTTCTTCTTATTGTGTTTTCATGCATCGTTTGGCAGATTGTGACCAATGGAATATATCGTAGCATTGAGCATCGAGCGACTGTAAACTCAGTAAAGGAAAGGCTTTCTATGGCCACATTTTACAATCCAAAAGCCGAAGGAGATTTGGGTCCAGCCCCAAGCTTTATTACTCCAGAATCACCAGCATTATTCCAAAGAATAGGTGCTGCAGAATACTTCAGGAAAGTTTCCTCAAGCAAGCTCAATGGGAAGGCGTACATTGATGCATTGAGGATCCAAAATGAGGAACAGAGAGGCTCTTGAGACTAACATTGAGTATTCTACTTTCTATAAGGAAATAAATGTCATGAAAACTACTGTGTAAAGAGTGCTTGTGGCTCATATGCTCAATAAACGAACACATATTCATGACAAAATTAATGCTTGTTTTGCTTAACAGATCACTTATGATTCCATAGTGAAAAATCATGACAAACACATATTCATGACTGTTGGTTATGTGATCCagtttcaaagaaaataattctCAAGAGAAATGGTATTTGATTAGACCGATATGTTAAGAAAAGGTGAAGATAAAGCATAACTGACATCCATATTTGGAAACAAGTCATGGACGTAAAGCTTGATTATTAGAGTTCACCCATGGATAAGACTTAAGTAATGATGAACAGTCAATTCCTTGTGTTAGTATCTTGTTAGCTTAATTCGGTTCTAAAATACAGAGGCTGCTGTCCTCAGGCTTAAACACTGGtatagaatgcttagaatcCAATCTCTACTATTCACAATGAGGATTCACGTGTCATGAACATTCCtacaaagtttcagctcaattgAACCATAAACACCCATCgatcgaagctgttgatcaaggctggacagcatttccaaaatgcaggtttcacccattgcatgccctgtccggacaggccttccccatgtccggacagcAGTTCCAGAAACTCagtttttgctccgcaaggccctatccgaacagcccattaacctgtccggacaccccataAGTTTTACACCccaaaacgtgattttaagtgtgtTAGGTCTAGAGTTTTGTCGAGattatatatacatctttatagagagagagatacgaAATTCTACCCTAGGTTTCGCAAGAGGCTGTgcttagagagaaaatttgTGTGGGCCTGATTATCCCTCTTAGaggattattgttagtttcatggtgcaagtctatcggaagggttcGCCAGGTGGAATTAAAACCCAAAAGAGTTAAGATCCAAATAAGAAAATCCCATTCCATATAATCAAAAGCCTTTTTCCATATCCAACTTCAAGGCCATGAGGCCACCATTAccctttttttgtttcatgGAATGAAAAAGCTCATGAGCCAAGACTGTATTGTCATGAATAGATCTTCCCTTCAAAAAAGCTGAATGAGTAGGAGAAATAATCTTGTGAAGCATGGGCTTAAATCTGTTGGAAAGtattttggaaataattttatagttGAATTTATCTATCTTGAAcaaagttaataattttttgaggaACTAATCAGACCTCACTGAAACATAATTTTTCTCTTCCTTCAAGTAATCTTATTGTGTTTGGAGTTATGCTGAAAAGTTATATATGTTCTAACTCTAATTTTGGATTCTTGTCCACATATTTGAATGTTCTTAGAATAGATTTGTGTTAACTGTTAAGATACTATTACAACCCTCTGTTAAGATACTATGAGTTTGAATTTTGTGGATTCACTTGTGCGGCTGTGCCTTCCTTATTGCAGGGAACTCAATTTGGTCTGTAGGTGAATGCTCAAAGAGGATGGAAGTGGGGGCCTGCCTATTTGGCATGTTGGAAGTGGAGGCTGCCTTGTGGttcttttgctttatttggACTTGTAAtcatccaaaaatattttctcatattagtaattttttgtcatgtttttcaaTATGGAATTTTAGCACTTGTTGTACTGGTAGCCATGGGGCATGTGAAAACTTTCTTTTGAAAGAGATCTACACTTGCATAAGTTGGTTTTTGAGGAAGATGTACTGTCAGATGGATTTAATATCAGTGGTAGCATATTGTTCTATGCCCTTTGGTTTATTGTAACAAATTGGGCTAGTTTTTTCATTCAGCTTGCTTCAGGGTTCCTTGAGTTGCATTTCAGAAAATACAATTTGCTATTAGCTACTTGTATAAATTTATATAGGTAGGATTTGTGTAATATGGATTTTGAGTCGTCGCTAATAGGACCACGTTATCAAAGATGACCAAATGTGTCTCTGATAAAGTGACAATAgcaatgagaaaataaaatgtgTTATTAGCTACTTGTATAAATTTATATAGGTAGGATTTGTGTAATATGGATTTTGAGTTGTTGCTAATAGGACCATGTTATCAACGATGACCAAATGTGCCGTTGATAAAGTAACAATAGCGATGACAATCCGTCTCATGGAAGGTAGGTTTAGCGACCACTTTTAAGACTATTAATTAGTATCGATAATTGTCATCGCCAATAGTTATTATCAGCTACTGCTTAGAATGTCGTCTCTAATGTATATTTAGTGACAAGGTATTTGCAACCATGGTAGTGACAACATTTGTCATCTCTAATCATAATGACAACCAAAGTCTGGCCTTTAGCGACGACATAGGGTCGCTGTTATAGGCTGTTTTTCTTGTAGTGACTCTCATTCTCactctaaaatatattttatgacGTGATactaaaaatcaccattaaatttagaTGTATCACGATTGAATTTTAGAtccaaatggtaatttttagtGTCGTGTCACAAAAAGTGAGTATATGGGAGTGGAAgtgtgtatagcatttctctaatgtTAAAATATAAGTAGGATGCTTAAAAATTCTTGCACTCCTCTTCTAAATTCAAGCCACCatatcaacaataatttttaaaattagcaAGTGATTCCTCAAAGTGAGATTTATACTATGCTAGCTGATCAGTGGagaataattattttgtgaGTTATTCATTAGATCTAAAACACCTTATTGCTAGCGGATTCTCAGGGCCCTACCTTAGCAGTCCATCTACCACCCAAAACAACTCAACCAATTAAGTTCCTAGGGATCATCGATTGTCGGTTGATATGCTGTCCAACATCAGAGCCAAAACCAAGCCCGACAGTCCAACCCAGCAAGCAATGGCGGGACAACGGGTCTACAAAACGAAAAAAGGTCCCACTAGGCACAAACTATTTTTACTAGACTTACGTTTTTATATTCAGATTTTCTCCTTCCGAGAGGCCCTTTACTAGCTAGCTAACGAACTCTTCTTTATTTTGCAAGAGTAGTTCCTCTCGAGGTTTATGTGAATCCGTACACCAACATGcctctaatttttcttttatttatttgttagagattaaatttttattttttttaaaatttattgaaattttaaattagttGAGTTGGCATTAAGAagtatttgtatttatttaaaatttattgaaattttatagactatttatggtttcttcttctttttttttttcttttttttttggatgaaaatcgatttttaatataaaattaaaaataaaataaaataaaaaattaggggaaaaatctactttaccTCCCTAAAGTTTAagatgtttttcaatttgaacctcaaagttttaaaattggcaatatacccacctaatatttcaaaaattttcaatttaaaccttctgttactaattttcgtcaaatttaatgaaaatttatgaaattacgtaattaccctcaagcttttttaaaaaaaaaaaaaaaaaattcagtccaatttaacagaaattagtaacagaatgtttaaattgaaattttttgaaacattgagaggatacattaccaatttttaaactttagggttcaaattaaaaaatgcataaaattTGAGGAGAGTAAagtaaattttctcaaaaaaaacaGACACCATACCTTCATGGATAAGAACAATAATTGCGCCCAACTCTCTGTTGACAAACTTCATTGCCCGCTCAACACTAAGTccactttttttgttcttcatatatatatagatgttgTGTATTGATAATAGGTAGAATTCAAGCATTCTGCCTTGTGGGTTTTCTTGTTTGGAGCTATGGAACCAGAACGAACAGGGATAAACTTTTGGAGCTCTCTCCCCGTTCCCTGTGTTCAGGAGCTTGCGAAGGAGACGACGGCGACAGTGCCGCCGCGGTATGTCCGTTCCGATCAGGACCCTCCCAACATCTCCGACTCCACAGCTTGTTTACCCCAAGTCCCGGTCATCGACATGCAAAAGCTTTTCTCCCCGGAATTTATGGACTCCGAGCTGGAGAAGTTGCACCATTCAAGCAAAGAATGGGGTTTCTtccaggtttctctctctctctctctctctctctctctctctatatatatatatatatatatttcattttaaaataatttaaaaaattgtttatatgAAAATACTTGGATATACAGGGTGTAGCTAGAAAGAGATTAATAATGAGTATTTGTGGTCCGCAAATTGTCATATGACTAATTTTTGCAATagttttaataaaacaaaatcaataaaaaattattgatgtaaataataaaataccacaGGGGTGATTAGAAAATTTAAC
Coding sequences within it:
- the LOC132172311 gene encoding oxoglutarate-dependent flavonoid 7-O-demethylase 1-like isoform X2, with product MPLGPFFLTALVAIRSIPIINEWLINHGVSTSLLENIKLDIQAFFKLPMEEKKKYWQKPGELEGFGQAFVVSDEQKLDWGDLFALITLPTHLRKPRLFPKLPLPFRDNLEAYSAALQKLSMKILELMEKALRMENNEMKNLFEDGWQTIRMNYYPPCPQPELVIGLNAHSDRVGLTILLQLNEMEGLQIRKDGMWIPVIPLPNAFVVNIGDILEIVTNGIYRSIEHRATVNSVKERLSMATFYNPKAEGDLGPAPSFITPESPALFQRIGAAEYFRKVSSSKLNGKAYIDALRIQNEEQRGS
- the LOC132172311 gene encoding protein SRG1-like isoform X1, coding for MEPEVPWLDFGNSLPVPCVQELAKETMATVPPRYVRSDQDPPNISDSTASLPQVPIIDMEKLFSPEFMDTELEKLHHASKEWGFFQLINHGVSTSLLENIKLDIQAFFKLPMEEKKKYWQKPGELEGFGQAFVVSDEQKLDWGDLFALITLPTHLRKPRLFPKLPLPFRDNLEAYSAALQKLSMKILELMEKALRMENNEMKNLFEDGWQTIRMNYYPPCPQPELVIGLNAHSDRVGLTILLQLNEMEGLQIRKDGMWIPVIPLPNAFVVNIGDILEIVTNGIYRSIEHRATVNSVKERLSMATFYNPKAEGDLGPAPSFITPESPALFQRIGAAEYFRKVSSSKLNGKAYIDALRIQNEEQRGS